From a single Fulvivirga ulvae genomic region:
- the rplX gene encoding 50S ribosomal protein L24, giving the protein MERKKNKQPKLHIRKGDTVKVIAGNSKGKEGVVLEVVPSKLRAVVEGVNIVTKHVKPSATNPEGGIEKTEAAIHISNLMLKDPATGEATRTGRKADDKGKLQRYSKKTGEIIKNG; this is encoded by the coding sequence ATGGAAAGAAAGAAGAATAAACAACCCAAACTACACATTAGAAAAGGAGATACTGTTAAAGTTATCGCCGGAAATTCAAAAGGTAAAGAGGGTGTGGTACTGGAGGTGGTTCCCTCTAAGTTACGAGCGGTTGTAGAAGGAGTCAATATTGTTACCAAACATGTTAAACCTTCCGCTACAAATCCTGAGGGTGGAATAGAGAAGACAGAAGCTGCAATTCACATTAGCAATTTAATGTTGAAGGATCCAGCTACTGGTGAGGCCACCAGAACTGGAAGAAAAGCAGATGACAAAGGTAAGCTGCAAAGATATTCTAAGAAAACTGGAGAAATTATTAAAAATGGCTAA
- the rplE gene encoding 50S ribosomal protein L5, which translates to MANPRLKEKYQKEIVPALKDKFQYKSIMQVPKVVKVCINKGIGAAVADKKLIDTGIEELTTITGQKAVATKAKKSISNFKLRDGMPIGARVTLRGDKMYEFMDRLMSIALPRVRDFRGINDKGFDGRGNYTLGVKEQIIFPEISIDKVNKISGMDITFVTTAESDEESFELLKAFGMPFASNASKS; encoded by the coding sequence ATGGCTAATCCGAGATTAAAAGAAAAATACCAAAAGGAAATAGTACCTGCTCTTAAAGATAAGTTTCAGTACAAGTCTATAATGCAGGTTCCTAAAGTGGTTAAAGTGTGTATCAATAAGGGTATAGGTGCTGCAGTGGCAGACAAAAAGTTAATTGATACAGGTATAGAGGAGTTAACCACTATTACTGGACAAAAAGCCGTGGCTACCAAAGCTAAAAAATCAATCTCTAACTTTAAGTTAAGAGACGGAATGCCTATTGGAGCAAGAGTTACCCTGAGGGGAGATAAAATGTACGAATTTATGGATAGACTTATGTCTATTGCACTTCCACGTGTTAGGGACTTTAGGGGTATTAATGACAAAGGTTTTGACGGTAGAGGCAATTATACCTTAGGAGTAAAGGAGCAAATTATCTTTCCTGAGATTAGTATAGATAAAGTAAATAAGATCAGTGGAATGGACATTACTTTTGTTACAACTGCTGAATCAGATGAGGAAAGTTTCGAACTGTTGAAAGCGTTTGGTATGCCTTTCGCAAGTAACGCAAGTAAATCATAA
- the rpsN gene encoding 30S ribosomal protein S14, whose translation MARKAVIAREKKRERLVAKFAAKRTALKEAGDYEGLDKLPRNASPVRLHNRCKLTGRPKGYMRKFGISRVTFREMASDGKIPGVTKASW comes from the coding sequence ATGGCAAGAAAAGCTGTTATAGCAAGAGAAAAAAAGAGAGAAAGATTAGTAGCAAAGTTTGCTGCTAAGCGCACGGCTCTTAAAGAGGCAGGAGATTACGAGGGACTGGATAAATTACCTCGAAATGCCTCACCGGTTAGATTACACAATAGATGTAAGCTAACGGGTAGACCTAAAGGATACATGAGAAAGTTTGGTATCTCCAGGGTTACTTTTAGAGAAATGGCTTCAGATGGAAAGATTCCAGGTGTAACTAAAGCCAGCTGGTAA
- the rpsH gene encoding 30S ribosomal protein S8 — MTDPIADYLTRLRNAIKAKHRVVDIPASNIKKEMTKVLHDKGYILNYKFEETTNHQGNIKIALKYNPDSKKPAIFHLERVSKPGLRKYASADSLPRVLNGLGVAILSTSRGVITDKEARDMNVGGEVLCYIY, encoded by the coding sequence ATGACAGATCCAATAGCAGATTATTTAACCCGTTTGAGGAATGCTATCAAGGCCAAGCATAGGGTCGTTGATATTCCTGCGTCTAATATCAAGAAGGAAATGACGAAAGTACTTCATGATAAAGGGTATATTCTGAACTATAAGTTCGAAGAGACAACGAACCATCAGGGTAATATCAAAATAGCTTTGAAGTACAATCCTGACTCAAAAAAACCAGCTATCTTCCATCTTGAAAGAGTTAGTAAGCCAGGTTTAAGAAAATATGCTTCAGCCGATTCATTACCTCGTGTATTGAATGGTCTGGGTGTGGCTATCCTTTCGACATCTCGAGGTGTTATCACAGATAAAGAAGCGCGAGATATGAATGTGGGTGGTGAAGTTTTGTGTTACATATATTAA
- the rplF gene encoding 50S ribosomal protein L6 produces MSRIGKKPIKLASGVSYTFDEKVGNIVVKGPKGELTQKIDPAFKLVEDEGELTVERPTDQKRHKALHGLYRSLINNMVEGVSSGFTRKLELVGVGYKASAQNNVLELSLGYSHNIFLAVPSELKVSAETEKGKNPVVTLEGSDKQLIGQVAAKIKSLRSVEPYKGKGVRFVGEQVRRKAGKQAAK; encoded by the coding sequence ATGTCAAGAATAGGGAAAAAACCAATAAAGCTTGCAAGCGGTGTTTCTTACACTTTTGACGAGAAAGTTGGAAACATTGTTGTGAAGGGACCGAAAGGTGAGCTTACACAGAAAATAGACCCTGCCTTCAAATTGGTTGAAGACGAAGGCGAGTTGACCGTTGAAAGGCCAACTGATCAGAAGAGGCATAAAGCTCTTCATGGTCTCTATCGCTCTTTGATCAACAATATGGTAGAAGGAGTTAGCTCTGGATTTACCAGGAAATTAGAATTGGTAGGGGTTGGATATAAAGCTTCAGCTCAGAATAACGTTCTGGAGTTGAGTTTAGGCTATTCTCATAATATATTTCTAGCTGTTCCTTCTGAATTAAAGGTTTCGGCAGAAACTGAAAAAGGAAAGAATCCGGTTGTTACACTTGAAGGAAGTGACAAACAACTGATTGGACAGGTGGCGGCAAAGATTAAAAGCCTGAGATCTGTAGAGCCTTACAAAGGTAAAGGTGTAAGATTCGTAGGAGAGCAAGTTAGACGTAAAGCTGGTAAACAAGCTGCTAAATAA
- the rplR gene encoding 50S ribosomal protein L18: MAFNKYKRRLRIKKGIRNKISGTSEKPRLSVFKSNKGIYAQIIDDTKGHTLLAVSSRELGETKNSIDISKSVGTKLAEKAKSGGIEHVVFDRNGYLYHGKVKALAEGAREGGLKF; encoded by the coding sequence ATGGCATTTAACAAATACAAAAGAAGACTTAGAATTAAGAAGGGTATCAGAAATAAAATTTCTGGTACTTCTGAGAAACCAAGACTTTCTGTTTTTAAAAGTAATAAAGGTATCTACGCACAGATTATTGATGACACTAAGGGTCATACGCTGTTAGCAGTTTCTTCAAGAGAACTAGGTGAGACTAAAAATAGTATAGATATTTCTAAATCTGTAGGAACTAAGCTTGCTGAAAAAGCAAAGTCGGGTGGTATAGAACATGTAGTATTTGATCGTAATGGTTACCTATATCACGGAAAAGTAAAAGCTTTAGCCGAAGGTGCCAGAGAAGGAGGTCTAAAATTTTAA
- the rpsE gene encoding 30S ribosomal protein S5 has protein sequence MSQSNIRSVKASEIDLKEKVVAIKRVAKVVKGGRRFSFSAIVVVGDGNGVVGYGLGKANEVTDAITKGIDDAKKNLVKVPVIKGTVPHEAIGKFGGGFVLLKPASAGTGVIAGGAMRAVLESAGVHNVLAKSKGSSNPHNVVKATFDALTNMRDAFTVAQDRGVSLSKVFNG, from the coding sequence ATGTCTCAAAGTAATATAAGATCAGTAAAAGCTAGCGAAATAGACCTTAAAGAAAAGGTTGTTGCAATTAAACGTGTGGCTAAGGTTGTTAAAGGTGGTAGAAGATTTAGTTTCTCTGCCATTGTGGTTGTAGGAGATGGTAACGGAGTGGTTGGATACGGTCTTGGTAAAGCCAATGAAGTTACAGATGCAATAACTAAAGGCATAGATGACGCGAAAAAGAACCTGGTAAAAGTACCTGTAATAAAAGGAACCGTGCCGCATGAAGCAATAGGTAAGTTCGGAGGGGGATTCGTTCTTCTTAAGCCTGCATCAGCTGGTACAGGTGTTATCGCCGGTGGTGCTATGCGTGCCGTATTGGAAAGTGCTGGCGTACATAATGTACTTGCAAAGTCTAAGGGTTCTTCAAATCCGCACAATGTGGTGAAGGCTACTTTTGATGCGCTAACAAATATGAGAGACGCATTCACTGTAGCACAGGACAGAGGGGTTTCTTTATCTAAAGTTTTTAACGGTTAA
- the rpmD gene encoding 50S ribosomal protein L30 gives MAKVRISQVRSTIGRPERQKRTIKALGLGKIDKSVEVELTPQISGMINKVNHLVTVTEV, from the coding sequence ATGGCAAAAGTTAGAATTTCTCAAGTTAGAAGTACAATTGGAAGGCCTGAAAGACAAAAACGTACCATTAAGGCGCTGGGTTTAGGTAAGATTGATAAGTCTGTAGAGGTAGAATTAACTCCGCAAATTAGCGGCATGATTAATAAGGTAAACCATTTGGTTACTGTAACTGAAGTTTAA
- the rplO gene encoding 50S ribosomal protein L15, whose product MKLNTLKPAEGSVKTRKRVGRGQGSGKGGTSTRGHKGAKSRSGYSKKIGFEGGQMPLQRRVPKFGFTNPNRVEYKAINLDTIQKLVDDTKATAVDVNLIVENGLAAKKDLIKILGKGELKSKVDVTAHAFSASASKAIEAAGGKVTQL is encoded by the coding sequence ATGAAATTAAATACATTAAAACCTGCTGAAGGTTCTGTTAAAACAAGAAAAAGAGTTGGCCGTGGTCAGGGATCTGGCAAAGGTGGAACCTCTACAAGAGGACATAAGGGTGCCAAATCAAGATCTGGTTACTCAAAAAAGATCGGCTTTGAAGGTGGGCAAATGCCACTTCAAAGGAGGGTTCCTAAGTTTGGGTTCACTAATCCTAATAGGGTTGAGTATAAAGCGATCAATCTGGATACAATTCAAAAACTCGTTGATGATACTAAGGCAACGGCGGTGGATGTTAATTTGATTGTAGAAAATGGTTTGGCTGCAAAGAAAGACTTAATAAAGATATTAGGAAAAGGAGAGTTAAAATCGAAAGTAGATGTTACCGCTCATGCTTTTTCCGCATCGGCTTCTAAAGCCATAGAGGCTGCTGGTGGAAAAGTGACTCAACTATAA
- the secY gene encoding preprotein translocase subunit SecY: protein MKKFFTTIKNIFSIEDLRIRILNTLGFLIIFRLGSFIVLPGVDPDALGSGAQGGIFDLLNTFLGGSFSRASIFALGIMPYISASIVIQLLTVAVPYFQKLQKEGESGRKRLTQITRVLTIAITLAQSAGYLAATIPAEAIMYDPAFFQISSMIILVSGTMFCMWIGEKITDKGIGNGISMLIMIGIISRFPGSLVSEAMSRGMSGALMFVLEIVALFFVVMAVVMLTQAVRRIPIQYAKQVIGNKLYGGKRDYIPLKINASGVMPIIFAQALMFIPPLIAGIWKESEVGSYIGSTFSDPYSWQYNLVFGILILLFTFFYTAITVNPNDIADNLKRNGGFIPGIKPGKQTSEFIDQVLTKITLPGSIFLALVAILPAFAVKAGISPNFAQFYGGTSLLIMVGVILDTLQQIESYLLMRHYEGMMKSGKVKGRSQIAAA, encoded by the coding sequence ATGAAGAAGTTTTTCACTACCATAAAGAACATATTTTCAATCGAAGATCTACGGATAAGGATCCTGAATACATTAGGGTTCCTTATCATCTTTAGGTTAGGGTCTTTTATTGTATTACCAGGCGTGGATCCGGATGCATTAGGCAGCGGAGCGCAAGGAGGAATATTTGATTTATTAAATACTTTCTTGGGGGGGTCTTTCAGTAGAGCCTCCATATTCGCGTTGGGTATAATGCCTTATATATCGGCTTCAATCGTTATTCAGTTATTGACCGTGGCAGTGCCATACTTCCAGAAGCTTCAAAAGGAAGGTGAGTCTGGAAGGAAGCGCCTGACACAGATTACGAGAGTACTTACAATTGCTATTACGCTTGCTCAATCAGCGGGCTATCTTGCAGCGACTATTCCTGCTGAGGCAATTATGTATGATCCGGCCTTTTTCCAGATATCATCTATGATTATCTTGGTATCAGGAACGATGTTCTGTATGTGGATTGGTGAGAAGATTACTGATAAGGGAATTGGTAACGGAATTTCAATGCTGATTATGATTGGTATTATCTCCAGATTCCCTGGCTCACTGGTAAGTGAGGCAATGTCAAGGGGAATGAGCGGAGCCTTGATGTTTGTTTTAGAAATTGTGGCATTATTCTTTGTTGTAATGGCAGTTGTAATGCTCACACAAGCTGTAAGAAGAATACCAATACAATATGCAAAACAGGTTATTGGTAATAAATTGTATGGAGGAAAAAGAGATTATATTCCTTTAAAAATTAATGCGTCTGGTGTGATGCCTATTATATTTGCACAGGCATTAATGTTTATTCCTCCTTTAATAGCCGGAATCTGGAAAGAAAGCGAAGTTGGATCTTATATAGGTTCAACCTTTTCTGATCCTTACTCGTGGCAGTATAACTTAGTGTTTGGCATATTGATATTGCTATTTACTTTCTTTTATACAGCTATTACAGTTAATCCTAATGATATTGCTGATAATCTTAAGCGTAACGGAGGATTTATCCCGGGAATTAAACCAGGTAAGCAGACATCCGAGTTTATAGATCAGGTATTGACAAAAATAACGTTGCCGGGGTCAATTTTCCTTGCACTTGTAGCTATTTTGCCTGCATTTGCGGTAAAGGCAGGAATTAGTCCTAACTTTGCTCAGTTTTACGGGGGCACCTCTTTATTGATTATGGTAGGTGTTATTCTGGATACACTCCAGCAGATAGAAAGTTACCTGCTAATGAGGCACTATGAAGGTATGATGAAGTCTGGTAAGGTGAAAGGACGTTCTCAAATTGCTGCAGCTTAA
- the map gene encoding type I methionyl aminopeptidase: MIHYKSREEVELIKESALILGKAHGEVAKMVKPGVKTIELDQIAEEFIRDHGGVPSFKNYNGFPSSLCISLNENVVHGFPSEYELKEGDIISVDCGVYYKSFHSDSAYTYPVGEVSREVMQLLKVTKESLYKGIEMAVYGNRIGDLAYAIQNHVEQYGYGVVRELVGHGIGRDLHEGPEVPNYGKRGKGAKLKEGLVIAIEPMINLGTKNVVQEADGWTIRTADRRPSAHYEHTVAIFETGTEILTTHKFIEENFKF, from the coding sequence ATGATTCATTACAAGTCCAGAGAAGAGGTAGAACTTATAAAGGAAAGTGCTTTAATACTTGGCAAGGCACACGGAGAAGTGGCTAAAATGGTTAAGCCGGGTGTGAAAACCATAGAGCTTGATCAGATTGCGGAGGAATTTATAAGAGATCATGGTGGGGTTCCCTCCTTTAAGAATTATAACGGGTTTCCCTCATCATTATGTATATCCCTGAACGAAAATGTTGTTCATGGTTTTCCGAGTGAGTATGAGTTAAAGGAGGGAGATATAATTTCTGTTGACTGTGGAGTGTATTATAAAAGCTTTCACAGTGACTCGGCTTATACTTATCCCGTTGGGGAAGTATCGAGGGAAGTTATGCAATTGTTGAAAGTGACAAAAGAGTCACTATACAAAGGAATTGAAATGGCCGTTTATGGCAATAGAATTGGAGATTTGGCCTATGCTATTCAAAATCATGTCGAACAGTATGGGTATGGAGTTGTAAGAGAGTTAGTTGGTCATGGGATAGGGAGAGATCTTCATGAGGGTCCGGAAGTGCCGAATTATGGTAAACGAGGTAAAGGGGCAAAGCTTAAAGAAGGGTTGGTTATAGCTATAGAACCTATGATAAACCTGGGAACCAAGAATGTAGTGCAAGAGGCAGATGGCTGGACAATTCGAACAGCAGACAGAAGACCCTCAGCGCATTATGAGCATACTGTTGCTATATTTGAGACCGGAACGGAGATCCTAACGACACATAAATTTATAGAAGAGAATTTTAAATTTTAA
- the infA gene encoding translation initiation factor IF-1 produces the protein MAKQKSIEQDGTITEALSNAMFRVELENGHEVIAHISGKMRMNYIKILPGDKVKLEMSPYDLTKGRIVYRYK, from the coding sequence ATGGCTAAGCAAAAATCTATTGAACAGGATGGTACTATTACCGAAGCGCTTTCTAATGCTATGTTTAGAGTTGAATTAGAAAACGGTCATGAAGTAATAGCGCATATTTCTGGTAAGATGAGAATGAACTATATTAAAATTTTACCTGGTGACAAGGTTAAGCTGGAAATGTCACCATATGATTTGACTAAAGGACGAATTGTTTATCGATATAAGTAA
- the ykgO gene encoding type B 50S ribosomal protein L36, protein MKVKASVKKRSADCKIIRRKGKVYVINKKNPRFKQRQG, encoded by the coding sequence ATGAAAGTTAAAGCGTCAGTAAAGAAGCGTAGCGCTGATTGTAAGATAATCAGAAGAAAAGGAAAGGTTTACGTGATTAATAAAAAGAATCCTAGATTTAAACAAAGACAAGGCTAA
- the rpsM gene encoding 30S ribosomal protein S13, with protein sequence MARIAGVDIPDNKRGEIALTYIFGIGRSTAQRILTEAGVDWDKKVQDWTDDESTAIRNIISENFKVEGVLKSEIQMSIKRLMDIGCYRGLRHRKSLPVRGQRTKNNSRTRKGKRKTVANKKKATK encoded by the coding sequence ATGGCAAGAATTGCAGGAGTAGATATCCCGGATAACAAAAGAGGTGAAATTGCCCTTACCTACATATTTGGTATAGGCAGAAGCACAGCTCAGAGAATTTTAACTGAAGCAGGTGTTGACTGGGATAAAAAAGTACAGGATTGGACAGATGATGAATCTACGGCAATCCGTAATATTATCAGCGAGAACTTCAAAGTAGAAGGTGTCCTGAAATCGGAAATACAAATGAGTATAAAGCGATTAATGGATATTGGGTGCTACCGTGGTTTGAGACATAGAAAGAGCCTTCCGGTTAGAGGTCAAAGAACAAAGAATAATTCTAGGACCAGAAAAGGTAAGAGGAAAACTGTTGCCAATAAAAAGAAAGCAACGAAATAA
- the rpsK gene encoding 30S ribosomal protein S11 codes for MAQKRKDKAKKRVVAVEAIGQAHIKASFNNIIISLTNTSGQVISWASAGKMGFKGSKKNTPYAAQMAAQDCAQRAYDQGLRKVEVYVKGPGAGRESAIRTIQNTGIEITTIKDVTPLPHNGCRPPKRRRV; via the coding sequence ATGGCACAAAAAAGAAAAGATAAAGCAAAAAAGCGCGTAGTAGCTGTTGAGGCTATTGGTCAGGCTCATATAAAAGCTTCGTTCAATAATATTATCATTTCGCTGACTAATACTTCAGGGCAGGTAATATCTTGGGCTTCTGCTGGTAAAATGGGTTTCAAAGGGTCTAAGAAGAACACACCTTATGCTGCCCAAATGGCGGCTCAGGACTGTGCTCAGAGAGCATATGATCAGGGATTAAGAAAAGTAGAGGTATATGTGAAGGGCCCCGGTGCAGGTAGGGAATCTGCTATTCGAACAATCCAGAATACAGGTATAGAAATCACAACCATAAAGGATGTGACTCCGTTACCTCACAATGGTTGTAGACCACCTAAGAGACGTAGAGTATAA
- the rpsD gene encoding 30S ribosomal protein S4 produces the protein MARYRGPKAKVARRFNEPIFGPSKALQKKSYPPGQHGRGRRKKQSEYAIQLMEKQKAKYTYGVLEKQFANLFDKASRKSGITGEILLQLLESRLDNTVFRLGIAPSRRAARQLVLHKHIVVNGSIVNIPSYSLKPGDTVAVRERSKSLETITDSLATHGVKKYPWLEWDGSEMVGKLVAMPQRDEIPENINEQLIVELYSK, from the coding sequence ATGGCAAGATATAGAGGTCCGAAAGCAAAAGTAGCTAGAAGATTTAATGAGCCGATTTTTGGCCCTAGTAAAGCACTGCAAAAGAAAAGCTATCCTCCAGGACAACATGGTAGGGGTAGAAGAAAGAAGCAGTCTGAATATGCTATTCAGTTAATGGAAAAGCAGAAGGCCAAATATACTTATGGCGTTTTGGAGAAGCAATTTGCTAATCTTTTTGATAAAGCTTCCAGAAAATCAGGTATTACAGGTGAGATCCTTTTACAACTTCTTGAGTCTAGATTGGATAATACAGTATTCAGACTTGGAATCGCTCCTTCAAGAAGAGCGGCACGACAACTGGTACTTCACAAGCATATAGTGGTTAATGGATCAATAGTAAATATTCCTTCTTATTCATTGAAACCTGGTGATACTGTAGCTGTACGGGAAAGATCAAAGTCTTTAGAGACAATTACAGATAGTCTGGCTACACATGGGGTGAAGAAATACCCATGGTTAGAATGGGATGGAAGTGAAATGGTAGGAAAGTTAGTTGCTATGCCTCAGAGAGATGAAATTCCTGAGAATATTAATGAGCAGCTGATTGTCGAGCTTTACTCGAAGTAA
- a CDS encoding DNA-directed RNA polymerase subunit alpha, with translation MSILAFQMPDKVVMEKADDFHGLFTFKPLEKGYGVTIGNALRRILLSSLEGYAITGVKIPGVLHEFSTIEGVVEDVSEIILNLKMVRFKKVGESFDNKISISVKNQKELKAGDIAKGTSAFEILNPDLVICNLDESVDLEVELTIEKGRGYVPAEENKPSEQVFGYIPIDAIFTPIKNVKYSIENTRVEQKTDYEQLVLDIETDGSIHPEKALEGAAHILIQHFMLFSDKSIELETDKGGEIEQVDEEMLHMRKLLKTSLNDLDLSVRAYNCLKAADVKTLGDLVRLEISDMMKFRNFGKKSLAELEQLVQDKNLTFGMDLSKYKLDEE, from the coding sequence ATGTCAATTTTAGCATTTCAAATGCCTGACAAAGTCGTGATGGAAAAAGCGGATGATTTTCACGGCTTGTTCACTTTTAAACCGCTTGAAAAGGGTTACGGTGTTACTATTGGTAATGCTTTAAGGAGAATATTATTGTCTTCTTTGGAAGGATATGCTATAACTGGTGTTAAGATACCAGGTGTTTTGCATGAATTCTCGACAATTGAAGGTGTGGTAGAAGATGTGTCCGAAATCATCTTAAATCTTAAGATGGTTAGATTCAAGAAAGTGGGTGAGTCTTTTGATAATAAGATTTCTATTTCGGTAAAGAATCAGAAGGAATTGAAAGCGGGAGATATTGCGAAAGGTACGTCGGCTTTTGAAATACTAAACCCGGATTTGGTTATCTGCAACCTTGATGAGTCTGTGGACCTTGAAGTTGAGTTGACGATCGAGAAAGGGAGAGGATATGTACCTGCGGAGGAAAATAAGCCATCTGAGCAAGTATTTGGGTATATTCCGATAGACGCAATATTTACTCCAATAAAGAATGTAAAATATAGTATAGAAAATACCAGGGTAGAGCAAAAAACTGACTACGAACAACTGGTACTTGATATTGAAACAGACGGATCAATTCATCCGGAAAAGGCACTAGAGGGTGCTGCTCATATCTTGATCCAGCATTTTATGCTGTTCTCAGATAAGTCAATTGAACTAGAGACTGATAAGGGTGGAGAAATCGAGCAAGTGGATGAGGAGATGTTACACATGAGGAAGTTGTTGAAAACTTCTCTGAATGATCTGGATCTTTCGGTAAGGGCATATAACTGTTTGAAAGCAGCGGATGTTAAAACACTGGGTGATTTGGTGAGGTTGGAAATATCCGATATGATGAAATTCAGAAACTTCGGTAAGAAGTCTTTGGCTGAGCTTGAGCAGTTGGTTCAGGACAAGAATTTGACATTTGGTATGGACTTGTCCAAGTATAAACTTGATGAAGAATAG
- the rplQ gene encoding 50S ribosomal protein L17, with amino-acid sequence MRHGKKINHLSRTAPHRKAMLSNMATSLILNKRITTTVAKAKALRKYVEPLLTKAKEDTTHSRRVVFSYLNDKESVKTLFDEVAEKITDRPGGYTRILKTGNRLGDNADMCIIELVDYNELLLGGEKVEKSKTRRSRRGGKKSADAKAEAGESAVEEKKAKAPKAEAKKEKKADTKTDESDTENTEESKTEK; translated from the coding sequence ATGAGACACGGGAAAAAAATTAATCATTTAAGCAGAACAGCTCCTCATAGGAAAGCCATGCTATCTAATATGGCTACATCTTTGATCCTTAATAAAAGGATTACAACAACAGTAGCTAAAGCAAAAGCTCTAAGAAAATACGTTGAGCCTTTATTGACTAAGGCAAAAGAAGACACCACTCATTCAAGAAGGGTTGTTTTCTCATATCTTAATGATAAGGAGTCAGTAAAGACTTTATTTGATGAGGTAGCAGAAAAGATAACTGACAGACCGGGTGGGTACACCAGGATTTTAAAAACAGGTAACAGACTAGGCGATAACGCAGATATGTGCATCATCGAACTTGTAGATTATAATGAGTTGTTGCTTGGTGGAGAGAAAGTCGAAAAGTCCAAGACTCGTAGAAGTCGTAGAGGGGGTAAAAAATCTGCTGATGCTAAGGCGGAAGCTGGCGAAAGTGCTGTTGAGGAAAAAAAGGCTAAAGCACCTAAAGCTGAAGCGAAGAAAGAGAAGAAGGCTGATACTAAAACTGACGAGTCAGATACTGAGAACACTGAAGAAAGCAAAACTGAAAAGTGA